A region of the Pseudomonadota bacterium genome:
ACTCGTTACTCGTGACTTGTACGTGCTGATCAGGGGTTCTCGAGGAGAATCGATCCCAGATGCAATCCCCCTTACTAAACCGCATGCTGATGGTCGTGGGCGACGGCATGCGCGTCATCAAATTCCTGCTCTCGTTCGTCGCCTGCATCATAGTCTTCGTCACCGTGGCCTTTCTCGGGGTCTATTTCTTCTTCGCAAGGGACCTGCCAGACATCAAGACGCTTGAGGACTACAGGCCCCCGGTGATCAGCGAGGTCTTTGCCGACGACGGCACAAAGATAGCCGAGTTCTGGACCGAGTGCCGCATATTCATCCCCTACGAAAAAATCCCCAGAAAGGTCGTCGAGGCGTTCGTCGACGCCGAGGACTCGCGCTTCTTCGAGCACAAGGGCGTTGACATGCGATCGATCGCCCGCGCCTTCGTCGCCAACCTGCAGGCGGGCGAGATAAAACAGGGCGGCAGCACCATCACCCAGCAGATCACCCGCTCGCTTTTGCTCTCCAGGGAGAGGAAGGTCTCGCGCAAGGTGAAGGAGGCGATACTCGCCACGCGCCTGGAGCGCTATCTCGACAAGGAGACGATCCTCACCCTCTACCTCAACCAGATATATCTCGGGAACCGCGCCTACGGCGTGGTCGCGGCGGCCCGAAACTACTTCAAAAAGCCGCTGAGCGAGCTCACCCTGGGCCAGACAGCCCTGCTGGCCGGCATGCCTACCGCTCCCACCAACTTCTCTCCGATCAACAACCCCGCCGAGGCCCGCGCGCGCCAGCAGCACGTCCTCGGGCGCATGGTCGAGGAGGGGCACATCACGGAGGAGGAGGCGGCAAGGGCCGCGGAGGAGAAGTTCGAAATCTACATAGCCGGTACCGACAAGGAGTTCGACGACCCCGACGCCGCCTATTTCTCCGAGCACGTGCGCAGGCTGGTCAAGGAGAAATACGGCGACGAGTTCCTCTATCACAGGGGGCTCAAGATCTACACGACGGTGAACGTGAAGATGCAGCGCGACGCGGCGCGCGCGGTGCGCCTGGGCCTCGAGTCCCTGGACAGGCGAAAGGGGTGGAGGGGGCCGCTGGAGCACGTGCCCGAGTCCCAGGTCGCCGCGAAGGCGAGGGAGATCGCCCGGGAGATCGAATCGCAGGACACGGTCATTCGATGGCCGGCCAGGAACCTCGCGGAGGCCAGGGTCGCAAAGATAAAGCCCGGCAGCTCTTACAGCGCAGTTGTCACCGGTTTCAGCGGGCAGGACGCCCTCATCCAGGCGGGCGAGACGCAGGGCGCGATCCCCCACTCGGGCTACATGTGGGCCCGGCCCTACAGCAAGTTCTCTTTCGGCGCGGACAACTACAACTATGTCTCCGATCCTCACAGGATTTTCAAGGTCGGCGACGTGGTGACGGTGAGGCTTAAAGACGACGGCGCGTTCGAGCTCTACCAGGAACCGGAGTTGCAGAGCGCGCTGGTCGCCATGGACCCGCGCACCGGCTACATAAAGGCGATGATGGGCGGATACGACTTCGCCCGGAGCGAGTTCAACCGCGCGACG
Encoded here:
- a CDS encoding PBP1A family penicillin-binding protein, whose protein sequence is MQSPLLNRMLMVVGDGMRVIKFLLSFVACIIVFVTVAFLGVYFFFARDLPDIKTLEDYRPPVISEVFADDGTKIAEFWTECRIFIPYEKIPRKVVEAFVDAEDSRFFEHKGVDMRSIARAFVANLQAGEIKQGGSTITQQITRSLLLSRERKVSRKVKEAILATRLERYLDKETILTLYLNQIYLGNRAYGVVAAARNYFKKPLSELTLGQTALLAGMPTAPTNFSPINNPAEARARQQHVLGRMVEEGHITEEEAARAAEEKFEIYIAGTDKEFDDPDAAYFSEHVRRLVKEKYGDEFLYHRGLKIYTTVNVKMQRDAARAVRLGLESLDRRKGWRGPLEHVPESQVAAKAREIAREIESQDTVIRWPARNLAEARVAKIKPGSSYSAVVTGFSGQDALIQAGETQGAIPHSGYMWARPYSKFSFGADNYNYVSDPHRIFKVGDVVTVRLKDDGAFELYQEPELQSALVAMDPRTGYIKAMMGGYDFARSEFNRATQALRQPGSSFKPFAYSAALDKGYTYNTTIVDEPVAYKVGRTDVWSPKNYGGKFNGPTPFMNAIKFSRNIPTVKIVYDIGTHYLAAYQRKMGITTQIDKYLSMALGANAVYLLEMVQAYSMFDNGGERIRAVAITRIEDNKGNVIESIHAPKTEIAETDAPLASSENDRRAFAADRPKIDPGELNAELFEEAERTTERDGLSLTDLEIKTLYGSEIPKGHVITPQTAYLMTRLLKGVVDGGTGTRILALGKPAAGKTGTTNDETDAWFIGFVPDLSAGVWVGYDEIRKIAPGATGGSIAAPIFLEFMKNATEGWAAKEFKPPENFPGGDIATLAGGSALFGSRPGIEEMMMRGGSDRAGEFFEEDFEQYGGDSETGGHGDL